One part of the Sebastes fasciatus isolate fSebFas1 chromosome 8, fSebFas1.pri, whole genome shotgun sequence genome encodes these proteins:
- the ikbkg gene encoding NF-kappa-B essential modulator isoform X3: MVQPQPDGPMQWDMSGEESGGTLRVPPELASNEVVTRLLGDNQQLREALRQSNLALRQRCEEMEGWQQRTREEREFLSCRFQEARALVERLAQENHSLQSLVNGPASNLSSNNCCNSSQTEELQGRQARNRPLDGPQTLDQREKKRVEETNQHTQTTPPRSLPLEGANEFLQLLKSHKDKLEEGMRELRRKNEEMERERDEAEKERGRMRRCIDQLQAKLAQASSVTEEVVQHRSEAQHSSDSSSLAKLTEQLQATQGRYRDLEEKLDYLQKTSAQRDRTEALLKQKDKDCAQLGKDCEALKAQVTSLLGELNERQSCLDKSEHERKMLEEKLCSKMKALQVAERELEQQRKQHHVAMDKLLLQTQSLEQALKTERHVVTEEKKKLTQLQHAYTCLFRDYDSKLKNEGGDLCSRLEEAERALALKQDLIDKLKEEVEQQKGSLETVPVLTAQAEIYKADFLAEREAREKLNQKKEELQDQLTQALTEIDRLKQEAASRARMEQMKLRHLEDFPTRAPHPPPQAFNTVPPAPSFRNQGLVLVGDQGAGGAEELPDLCCPKCQYQAPDMDTLQIHVMDCIQ; encoded by the exons ATGGTGCAGCCCCAACCTGATGGCCCAATGCAGTGGGACATGTCAGGAGAAGAGAGTGGCGGGACCCTCAGGGTCCCACCAGAGCTGGCCTCCAATGAAGTGGTGACCAGGTTGCTGGGTGACAACCAACAGCTTAGAG AGGCCTTGCGGCAGAGCAACCTAGCTTTACGTCAGCGCTGtgaggagatggagggatggcAGCAGAGGACGAGAGAGGAACGTGAATTTCTCAGCTGTCGATTCCAGGAGGCCAGGGCGCTTGTTGAGAGGCTGGCCCAGGAAAACCACTCCTTACAGAGCTTGGTGAACGGACCagcctctaacctctcctctaacaATTGCTGCAACTCCAGCCAGACTGAAGAGCTGCAGGGGCGCCAAGCGAGGAACAGACCACTGGATGGACCACAG ACGCTAGATCAGCGGGAGAAGAAGAGAGTTGAAGAGACGAATCAACACACGCAGACCACGCCACCTCGCAGCCTG CCTCTAGAAGGTGCAAATGAGTTCCTCCAGTTGCTGAAGAGTCAcaaagataaactggaggaagGGATGAGAGAGCTGAGGAGGAAGAatgaagagatggagagggagagggacgaggctgagaaagagagagggcgAATGCGGCGCTGCATTGACCAGCTGCAAGCCAAACTGGCACAG GCGAGCAGTGTTACCGAGGAGGTTGTTCAACATCGCTCTGAGGCACAGCACTCCTCTGACAG CTCTAGCCTGGCTAAACTCACAGAGCAGCTTCAGGCCACACAGGGCAG GTATCGTGATTTGGAAGAGAAGCTTGATTACCTGCAGAAGACTTCAGCTCAGCGAGACAGAACTGAAGCTCTGCTCAAACAGAAGGACAAGGACTGTGCTCAG CTGGGCAAGGACTGCGAGGCTCTGAAAGCTCAAGTAACTTCCCTGTTAGGAGAACTGAACGAGAGACAGAGCTGCCTGGACAAAAGCGAGCATGAACGCAAAATGTTGGAAGAGAA GCTGTGCAGTAAGATGAAGGCCCTACAGGTGGCAGAGCGGGAGCTGGAGCAGCAGAGGAAGCAGCATCATGTGGCCATGgacaagctgctgctgcagacccAGAGCCTGGAGCAGGCCctgaagacagagagacatgtCGTCACAGAGGAGAA gaAAAAACTGACACAATTGCAGCATGCCTACACGTGTCTTTTTAGAGACTATGACTCTAAGCTGAAGAACGag GGAGGAGATCTATGCAGCCGACtagaggaggcagagagagcgcTGGCCCTGAAGCAGGATCTGattgataaactgaaggaggaAGTGGAGCAACAGAAAGGCTCCCTGGAGACTGTTCCCGTCCTCACTGCACAG GCTGAGATCTACAAGGCAGATTTCCTAGCAGAACGAGAAGCGAGAGAGAAGCTGAACCAGAAgaaagaggagctgcaggatCAGCTGACTCAGGCTCTGACTGAGATTGACAGGCTCAAACAGGAAGCCGCatcacg TGCACGTATGGAGCAAATGAAGCTGAGACACCTGGAAGACTTTCCAACACGGGCCCCACATCCCCCTCCACAAG CTTTCAACACGGTGCCCCCTGCCCCCTCGTTCCGAAATCAGGGGTTGGTACTAGTCGGAGATCAAGGGGCAGGCGGAGCTGAGGAGCTGCCAGATTTATGTTGTCCTAAGTGCCAGTACCAGGCTCCAGATATGGACACGCTGCAGATACATGTCATGGACTGTATACAGTAA
- the ikbkg gene encoding NF-kappa-B essential modulator isoform X1 encodes MVQPQPDGPMQWDMSGEESGGTLRVPPELASNEVVTRLLGDNQQLREALRQSNLALRQRCEEMEGWQQRTREEREFLSCRFQEARALVERLAQENHSLQSLVNGPASNLSSNNCCNSSQTEELQGRQARNRPLDGPQTLDQREKKRVEETNQHTQTTPPRSLGDASVRTSLSSALPSPSTSLSEVWGEIVGRENGQPLEGANEFLQLLKSHKDKLEEGMRELRRKNEEMERERDEAEKERGRMRRCIDQLQAKLAQASSVTEEVVQHRSEAQHSSDSSSLAKLTEQLQATQGRYRDLEEKLDYLQKTSAQRDRTEALLKQKDKDCAQLGKDCEALKAQVTSLLGELNERQSCLDKSEHERKMLEEKLCSKMKALQVAERELEQQRKQHHVAMDKLLLQTQSLEQALKTERHVVTEEKKKLTQLQHAYTCLFRDYDSKLKNEGGDLCSRLEEAERALALKQDLIDKLKEEVEQQKGSLETVPVLTAQAEIYKADFLAEREAREKLNQKKEELQDQLTQALTEIDRLKQEAASRARMEQMKLRHLEDFPTRAPHPPPQAFNTVPPAPSFRNQGLVLVGDQGAGGAEELPDLCCPKCQYQAPDMDTLQIHVMDCIQ; translated from the exons ATGGTGCAGCCCCAACCTGATGGCCCAATGCAGTGGGACATGTCAGGAGAAGAGAGTGGCGGGACCCTCAGGGTCCCACCAGAGCTGGCCTCCAATGAAGTGGTGACCAGGTTGCTGGGTGACAACCAACAGCTTAGAG AGGCCTTGCGGCAGAGCAACCTAGCTTTACGTCAGCGCTGtgaggagatggagggatggcAGCAGAGGACGAGAGAGGAACGTGAATTTCTCAGCTGTCGATTCCAGGAGGCCAGGGCGCTTGTTGAGAGGCTGGCCCAGGAAAACCACTCCTTACAGAGCTTGGTGAACGGACCagcctctaacctctcctctaacaATTGCTGCAACTCCAGCCAGACTGAAGAGCTGCAGGGGCGCCAAGCGAGGAACAGACCACTGGATGGACCACAG ACGCTAGATCAGCGGGAGAAGAAGAGAGTTGAAGAGACGAATCAACACACGCAGACCACGCCACCTCGCAGCCTG GGAGATGCGAGTGTGCGCACCTCCTTGAGTAGCgccctcccctctccctccacctcACTTTCAGAGGTATGGGGGGAGATAGTGGGCAGGGAAAATGGCCAG CCTCTAGAAGGTGCAAATGAGTTCCTCCAGTTGCTGAAGAGTCAcaaagataaactggaggaagGGATGAGAGAGCTGAGGAGGAAGAatgaagagatggagagggagagggacgaggctgagaaagagagagggcgAATGCGGCGCTGCATTGACCAGCTGCAAGCCAAACTGGCACAG GCGAGCAGTGTTACCGAGGAGGTTGTTCAACATCGCTCTGAGGCACAGCACTCCTCTGACAG CTCTAGCCTGGCTAAACTCACAGAGCAGCTTCAGGCCACACAGGGCAG GTATCGTGATTTGGAAGAGAAGCTTGATTACCTGCAGAAGACTTCAGCTCAGCGAGACAGAACTGAAGCTCTGCTCAAACAGAAGGACAAGGACTGTGCTCAG CTGGGCAAGGACTGCGAGGCTCTGAAAGCTCAAGTAACTTCCCTGTTAGGAGAACTGAACGAGAGACAGAGCTGCCTGGACAAAAGCGAGCATGAACGCAAAATGTTGGAAGAGAA GCTGTGCAGTAAGATGAAGGCCCTACAGGTGGCAGAGCGGGAGCTGGAGCAGCAGAGGAAGCAGCATCATGTGGCCATGgacaagctgctgctgcagacccAGAGCCTGGAGCAGGCCctgaagacagagagacatgtCGTCACAGAGGAGAA gaAAAAACTGACACAATTGCAGCATGCCTACACGTGTCTTTTTAGAGACTATGACTCTAAGCTGAAGAACGag GGAGGAGATCTATGCAGCCGACtagaggaggcagagagagcgcTGGCCCTGAAGCAGGATCTGattgataaactgaaggaggaAGTGGAGCAACAGAAAGGCTCCCTGGAGACTGTTCCCGTCCTCACTGCACAG GCTGAGATCTACAAGGCAGATTTCCTAGCAGAACGAGAAGCGAGAGAGAAGCTGAACCAGAAgaaagaggagctgcaggatCAGCTGACTCAGGCTCTGACTGAGATTGACAGGCTCAAACAGGAAGCCGCatcacg TGCACGTATGGAGCAAATGAAGCTGAGACACCTGGAAGACTTTCCAACACGGGCCCCACATCCCCCTCCACAAG CTTTCAACACGGTGCCCCCTGCCCCCTCGTTCCGAAATCAGGGGTTGGTACTAGTCGGAGATCAAGGGGCAGGCGGAGCTGAGGAGCTGCCAGATTTATGTTGTCCTAAGTGCCAGTACCAGGCTCCAGATATGGACACGCTGCAGATACATGTCATGGACTGTATACAGTAA
- the ikbkg gene encoding NF-kappa-B essential modulator isoform X4 has protein sequence MVQPQPDGPMQWDMSGEESGGTLRVPPELASNEVVTRLLGDNQQLREALRQSNLALRQRCEEMEGWQQRTREEREFLSCRFQEARALVERLAQENHSLQSLVNGPASNLSSNNCCNSSQTEELQGRQARNRPLDGPQTLDQREKKRVEETNQHTQTTPPRSLPLEGANEFLQLLKSHKDKLEEGMRELRRKNEEMERERDEAEKERGRMRRCIDQLQAKLAQASSVTEEVVQHRSEAQHSSDRYRDLEEKLDYLQKTSAQRDRTEALLKQKDKDCAQLGKDCEALKAQVTSLLGELNERQSCLDKSEHERKMLEEKLCSKMKALQVAERELEQQRKQHHVAMDKLLLQTQSLEQALKTERHVVTEEKKKLTQLQHAYTCLFRDYDSKLKNEGGDLCSRLEEAERALALKQDLIDKLKEEVEQQKGSLETVPVLTAQAEIYKADFLAEREAREKLNQKKEELQDQLTQALTEIDRLKQEAASRARMEQMKLRHLEDFPTRAPHPPPQAFNTVPPAPSFRNQGLVLVGDQGAGGAEELPDLCCPKCQYQAPDMDTLQIHVMDCIQ, from the exons ATGGTGCAGCCCCAACCTGATGGCCCAATGCAGTGGGACATGTCAGGAGAAGAGAGTGGCGGGACCCTCAGGGTCCCACCAGAGCTGGCCTCCAATGAAGTGGTGACCAGGTTGCTGGGTGACAACCAACAGCTTAGAG AGGCCTTGCGGCAGAGCAACCTAGCTTTACGTCAGCGCTGtgaggagatggagggatggcAGCAGAGGACGAGAGAGGAACGTGAATTTCTCAGCTGTCGATTCCAGGAGGCCAGGGCGCTTGTTGAGAGGCTGGCCCAGGAAAACCACTCCTTACAGAGCTTGGTGAACGGACCagcctctaacctctcctctaacaATTGCTGCAACTCCAGCCAGACTGAAGAGCTGCAGGGGCGCCAAGCGAGGAACAGACCACTGGATGGACCACAG ACGCTAGATCAGCGGGAGAAGAAGAGAGTTGAAGAGACGAATCAACACACGCAGACCACGCCACCTCGCAGCCTG CCTCTAGAAGGTGCAAATGAGTTCCTCCAGTTGCTGAAGAGTCAcaaagataaactggaggaagGGATGAGAGAGCTGAGGAGGAAGAatgaagagatggagagggagagggacgaggctgagaaagagagagggcgAATGCGGCGCTGCATTGACCAGCTGCAAGCCAAACTGGCACAG GCGAGCAGTGTTACCGAGGAGGTTGTTCAACATCGCTCTGAGGCACAGCACTCCTCTGACAG GTATCGTGATTTGGAAGAGAAGCTTGATTACCTGCAGAAGACTTCAGCTCAGCGAGACAGAACTGAAGCTCTGCTCAAACAGAAGGACAAGGACTGTGCTCAG CTGGGCAAGGACTGCGAGGCTCTGAAAGCTCAAGTAACTTCCCTGTTAGGAGAACTGAACGAGAGACAGAGCTGCCTGGACAAAAGCGAGCATGAACGCAAAATGTTGGAAGAGAA GCTGTGCAGTAAGATGAAGGCCCTACAGGTGGCAGAGCGGGAGCTGGAGCAGCAGAGGAAGCAGCATCATGTGGCCATGgacaagctgctgctgcagacccAGAGCCTGGAGCAGGCCctgaagacagagagacatgtCGTCACAGAGGAGAA gaAAAAACTGACACAATTGCAGCATGCCTACACGTGTCTTTTTAGAGACTATGACTCTAAGCTGAAGAACGag GGAGGAGATCTATGCAGCCGACtagaggaggcagagagagcgcTGGCCCTGAAGCAGGATCTGattgataaactgaaggaggaAGTGGAGCAACAGAAAGGCTCCCTGGAGACTGTTCCCGTCCTCACTGCACAG GCTGAGATCTACAAGGCAGATTTCCTAGCAGAACGAGAAGCGAGAGAGAAGCTGAACCAGAAgaaagaggagctgcaggatCAGCTGACTCAGGCTCTGACTGAGATTGACAGGCTCAAACAGGAAGCCGCatcacg TGCACGTATGGAGCAAATGAAGCTGAGACACCTGGAAGACTTTCCAACACGGGCCCCACATCCCCCTCCACAAG CTTTCAACACGGTGCCCCCTGCCCCCTCGTTCCGAAATCAGGGGTTGGTACTAGTCGGAGATCAAGGGGCAGGCGGAGCTGAGGAGCTGCCAGATTTATGTTGTCCTAAGTGCCAGTACCAGGCTCCAGATATGGACACGCTGCAGATACATGTCATGGACTGTATACAGTAA
- the ikbkg gene encoding NF-kappa-B essential modulator isoform X2, translating to MVQPQPDGPMQWDMSGEESGGTLRVPPELASNEVVTRLLGDNQQLREALRQSNLALRQRCEEMEGWQQRTREEREFLSCRFQEARALVERLAQENHSLQSLVNGPASNLSSNNCCNSSQTEELQGRQARNRPLDGPQTLDQREKKRVEETNQHTQTTPPRSLGDASVRTSLSSALPSPSTSLSEVWGEIVGRENGQPLEGANEFLQLLKSHKDKLEEGMRELRRKNEEMERERDEAEKERGRMRRCIDQLQAKLAQASSVTEEVVQHRSEAQHSSDRYRDLEEKLDYLQKTSAQRDRTEALLKQKDKDCAQLGKDCEALKAQVTSLLGELNERQSCLDKSEHERKMLEEKLCSKMKALQVAERELEQQRKQHHVAMDKLLLQTQSLEQALKTERHVVTEEKKKLTQLQHAYTCLFRDYDSKLKNEGGDLCSRLEEAERALALKQDLIDKLKEEVEQQKGSLETVPVLTAQAEIYKADFLAEREAREKLNQKKEELQDQLTQALTEIDRLKQEAASRARMEQMKLRHLEDFPTRAPHPPPQAFNTVPPAPSFRNQGLVLVGDQGAGGAEELPDLCCPKCQYQAPDMDTLQIHVMDCIQ from the exons ATGGTGCAGCCCCAACCTGATGGCCCAATGCAGTGGGACATGTCAGGAGAAGAGAGTGGCGGGACCCTCAGGGTCCCACCAGAGCTGGCCTCCAATGAAGTGGTGACCAGGTTGCTGGGTGACAACCAACAGCTTAGAG AGGCCTTGCGGCAGAGCAACCTAGCTTTACGTCAGCGCTGtgaggagatggagggatggcAGCAGAGGACGAGAGAGGAACGTGAATTTCTCAGCTGTCGATTCCAGGAGGCCAGGGCGCTTGTTGAGAGGCTGGCCCAGGAAAACCACTCCTTACAGAGCTTGGTGAACGGACCagcctctaacctctcctctaacaATTGCTGCAACTCCAGCCAGACTGAAGAGCTGCAGGGGCGCCAAGCGAGGAACAGACCACTGGATGGACCACAG ACGCTAGATCAGCGGGAGAAGAAGAGAGTTGAAGAGACGAATCAACACACGCAGACCACGCCACCTCGCAGCCTG GGAGATGCGAGTGTGCGCACCTCCTTGAGTAGCgccctcccctctccctccacctcACTTTCAGAGGTATGGGGGGAGATAGTGGGCAGGGAAAATGGCCAG CCTCTAGAAGGTGCAAATGAGTTCCTCCAGTTGCTGAAGAGTCAcaaagataaactggaggaagGGATGAGAGAGCTGAGGAGGAAGAatgaagagatggagagggagagggacgaggctgagaaagagagagggcgAATGCGGCGCTGCATTGACCAGCTGCAAGCCAAACTGGCACAG GCGAGCAGTGTTACCGAGGAGGTTGTTCAACATCGCTCTGAGGCACAGCACTCCTCTGACAG GTATCGTGATTTGGAAGAGAAGCTTGATTACCTGCAGAAGACTTCAGCTCAGCGAGACAGAACTGAAGCTCTGCTCAAACAGAAGGACAAGGACTGTGCTCAG CTGGGCAAGGACTGCGAGGCTCTGAAAGCTCAAGTAACTTCCCTGTTAGGAGAACTGAACGAGAGACAGAGCTGCCTGGACAAAAGCGAGCATGAACGCAAAATGTTGGAAGAGAA GCTGTGCAGTAAGATGAAGGCCCTACAGGTGGCAGAGCGGGAGCTGGAGCAGCAGAGGAAGCAGCATCATGTGGCCATGgacaagctgctgctgcagacccAGAGCCTGGAGCAGGCCctgaagacagagagacatgtCGTCACAGAGGAGAA gaAAAAACTGACACAATTGCAGCATGCCTACACGTGTCTTTTTAGAGACTATGACTCTAAGCTGAAGAACGag GGAGGAGATCTATGCAGCCGACtagaggaggcagagagagcgcTGGCCCTGAAGCAGGATCTGattgataaactgaaggaggaAGTGGAGCAACAGAAAGGCTCCCTGGAGACTGTTCCCGTCCTCACTGCACAG GCTGAGATCTACAAGGCAGATTTCCTAGCAGAACGAGAAGCGAGAGAGAAGCTGAACCAGAAgaaagaggagctgcaggatCAGCTGACTCAGGCTCTGACTGAGATTGACAGGCTCAAACAGGAAGCCGCatcacg TGCACGTATGGAGCAAATGAAGCTGAGACACCTGGAAGACTTTCCAACACGGGCCCCACATCCCCCTCCACAAG CTTTCAACACGGTGCCCCCTGCCCCCTCGTTCCGAAATCAGGGGTTGGTACTAGTCGGAGATCAAGGGGCAGGCGGAGCTGAGGAGCTGCCAGATTTATGTTGTCCTAAGTGCCAGTACCAGGCTCCAGATATGGACACGCTGCAGATACATGTCATGGACTGTATACAGTAA